The segment ATGTACAGCCATGACAAGCCAGGGCAACTTTCCGGCGTCAGATCTTCTTAAAAATGCATCATTCAACCTCAGTTAAATGGAAGCAAAGCAGGTTGATTAATCACTTTGGTTTATCCTGATTCTGATGTAACTATTCACATGTTAGGTTTTACTTCCAACTAATACAGGCAACACCGTTTTAGGCGTACGCCTCGGGCACCTAAGGTTATTTTCATTAATTCTCAACTTAGCGCACGCATTTACAGTACGTTACGAGGGCAGACAACTAAATTGGCATTCTGTGGGCAATTATTATTTATTTGCGTCCGTTTGCTAGGCAAGGTCAAATTTGTGAGCCGGCCTTCTCAAAATGATCTCTTATTTTTGTCACCGTTAACCCATACCTTAACTTAAACCCTATGAAGAAAACACGTTTCGCCTCATCCGCCGCTGCCTTGGTTTTAGGAGTAGCCGTTCTTGGTTCTTGTGTCTCATCTAAGAAATACAAAGAGCTGGAAGCAAGCAAAAATGCGCTGGAACAAGAAAAAGCGACTGCCCAGCGCAGCCTGGAACAAGCCAACGCTGATCTGCGTGACCGTGATGCCAAACTGGCCCAGTACCAGCAGCAAATTGCCCAGAAAGAAAGAATCTTAAATGAATTAAGAGAATCTGTGAACGAGGCCCTGGCCGGTTTTAAAGAGCAAGGACTGACCGTTGCCGTTAGAGAAGGCAAAGTTTATGTGACCATGCCAGAGAAACTTCTGTTTGCCTCTGGTTCTACCAAAGTAAACCCGAACGGGCAATCTGCTCTAGGCAAATTGGCCAACGCTATTAAATCACAGCGCGATACAGAGATTGTCATCGAAGGCCACACCGATGACGTAGCCGTAGCCTCTGCAAACGTCACTTTCAAAGACAACTGGGATTTGAGCGTGCTTAGAGCAACAGAAATCACGCGTCTGCTTATCAACAACGGAGTTCCGCCGCAAATGGTAGTACCTGCCGGCCGTGGACAGTACACCCCGGTAGCCATGACCCGTACCCCTGAAGCCCGTCAAAGCAACCGCCGCACTGAAATCATTTTAGCTCCTAACTTTGATAAAATCCTGAAGCTGATTCAGACAAACTAAGTATAGTTTACCCATTTCTTCTATTTATTGCCAGAAGGAATTTTAAATACGAAACAGCATTAATTAAAGAAGCCGGCCGTACAGTCCGGCTTCTTTCGTTTTGTAGAGAATTTGGCTAAAAGCATCCAAAAACGTGTTCCTTCATTTTGGGTGGGAACCTCTAGCCCTTATCTTTGACCAACAACGGTATTTCTACCTAGACTAACCCAACTACTTTTCCAACGCTTTTTGGTTGGGAAACCACTAAACCCTAGAATTTGCATTTTTAACTTTACCTAGCCTGTCATGTTCAAACACTCCCTCTACCGGTATGCCGGTGTGGCCCTTTTAAGCACCTGCCTGCTGAGCTCCTGCACCACTACCAAGAAGTACAATGCTTTGTTAGCTCAGAAAGTAAAACTGGAGCGCGAGAAAGCAGATTGCCAGAGTGCCCTTTCCAGAACCACCAGAGAACGCTCTGACCTTTCAAAACAAGTAACCGAACTCACCGAAGCCCGTGCCCAACTGGCCGCCGACACCTCTTTGCTGAGCAACACGCTCCGCAAGAGCCAAAGCGTGTACGCCGACCTGAGCAGCACTTACGACAAGCTCATTAAAAACCATGATCGCCTCATGTCTAACAGCGCGCTGGAGTCATCCAAATTGTCTAAAGACTTAGCCCGACGCGAGGAAGAACTGAAGAAGCTTAATGAGACGCTCACCAAAAACCGCTCTCAATTAGACCAGTTGAGCAGCGACCTGAAATCACGGGAAGAGCGCCTGAACGAATTGGAGCGTATTCTGGCGGAGAAAGACAAGGCGGTAAACGCCCTCCGTACTAAGGTAAGCAATGCCTTACTGGGCTTCAACAGCAAAGACCTTTCAGTAGACGTGAGAAACGGGAAAGTGTATGTGTCTTTGTCTGAGCAGTTGCTGTTCAAATCTGGCTCCACCAAAGTAGACGCCAAAGGGCAAGATGCCTTGCGCAAACTGGCCGCTGCTCTCAAAGACCAGCAGGATGTAAACGTAGTGGTAGAAGGTCACACCGATGACGTACCTGTGGCCCGGGGTACCCTTGGGATGCAAGACAACTGGGACCTGAGCGTATTACGCGCCACGGAAATAACCCGGATTCTCACCTCTGCCGGTTTGGCCGGTACTAAAATCACGCCTTCGGGCCGGGCCGAAAACGTTCCTTTGGATGCTGCTAAAACAGCAGATGCCCGCCAGAAGAACCGTCGCACCGAAATCATCCTCACTCCTAAACTAGACGAACTGTTCCAGATTTTGGAAGCGAATTAGCACTGAGGCTACTCCTATTTAAGAGCAGTTTTTAAAATTCATTGCCTAAACGCCGGTTCACTCAGCCGGCGTTTTCTTTTCCCTAAGGGTTTATTCAAGGAGGTCAAAAGTGCCTACTCTGTTTCTCAAGAAACCCGCCGGCTGTATTTGCGTTGTTTTCCCTGCTAGCGGTTCCCCTCTTTCACAAACAAGGAAAAGAGTTTACCTTTAGCCCTACATCCCCCTGTTTTTCACCTCGGATTGTACCTTTTAACACGAAAAACTTTCATGAGCAAAATAATCATCCGCAGTTTCGCAGACCTGCAGCAGTATGAAGGCACTGAAATTGGTGTATCTGATTACCATACCATCACCCAGGAGCAAATCAACATCTTCGCTGACGCCACCCTGGACCACCAATGGATTCATCTGGACGCAGAACGGGCTAAAACGGAGTCGCCGTTCGGGAGCACCATTGCCCACGGCTACTTAACGGTATCCTTGCTGCCGTACCTGTGGGGTCAGATTATCTCCATTGAGAACCTAAAGATGCAGGTGAACTATGAGATTGAGAGCTTACGGTTCAACCAAGCAGTAACGGTAGATAGTGCGCTGCGCCTGCGGGTAAAATTGCTTTCGGCCGTAAACCTGAGAGGCGTCATCAAAGCTCGCTTAGAAGTTACCATGGAGATTGAAAACAGCAAAAAGCCTGCTTTTACCGGTGTCATCACGTTCCTGTATCATTTTAATTAAAGCAAAGAACACACACTAATTAGCTGACACCCTTATCCTCTAATTAGTTTTGAAAACAAAACTCCTACGATTAAGCACCCTTTAAATAACACCTGCGTGAAATTACTTTTAACCAGATTTTTATCCCTTTTACTAATCTTTTCGATTTCTTCTTTTAAGAACCCAAACTTCATCATCACTGAAAAATATCAACAGGGATATTATATTGGTAACACAGGAAAAGTAGAGGGATACATTTATTTCTCTTATGATAATTATGAAAAATTTAGCTTCAAAAAAGAACTCAAAGATAAAAGGAGCCTTAAAAGAGTTGGTGAAATCACAAGCTTTTTTGTAGATGGAAAAACATTCAAAGTCATTAACAACCTTAACTTAAGAATTGGCATTTGGAATATTTCAGCCCAAAGAGCTTTTGCAGAAGTCATGGTAGAAGGACCAGTTAATCTTTACAAGGTTTACTCACGGGTAGGGAATGGAAATATGAGTAATCCAGGGGCTATTGAATTAATAAATTATATAGTAGAAAAAGATAACAAGAAATACGCTTATGCTAACGAGCAAACTGGTAAGTTCAAAAGGGAAGCGGCAGAACTATTTAAAGACAGAGAAGACATTGTTGAAAAAATAAAAAATGGAAAGTATGCTTTAAAAAATATCCTAGATTTAGTTAATGATTATAACAGCACAAAAATTTAAGTCTTAACTCTTCGCTCACTCACCTCAAAAATCTTTAGTTCTTAAAACACTAACGCGCTACTTCGCCAAAGCTGAGTAGCGCGTTTCTTTTACAAGGCTTTACCTTCTCCTCAAGCAAAATAATAGCTGCTTAATGTGTTTTTACATTACTTCTGAAATACTTTAAAGACAGGTCATTTGAAGGAATGTATCAAAATCTTCGCT is part of the Rufibacter tibetensis genome and harbors:
- a CDS encoding OmpA/MotB family protein, which encodes MKKTRFASSAAALVLGVAVLGSCVSSKKYKELEASKNALEQEKATAQRSLEQANADLRDRDAKLAQYQQQIAQKERILNELRESVNEALAGFKEQGLTVAVREGKVYVTMPEKLLFASGSTKVNPNGQSALGKLANAIKSQRDTEIVIEGHTDDVAVASANVTFKDNWDLSVLRATEITRLLINNGVPPQMVVPAGRGQYTPVAMTRTPEARQSNRRTEIILAPNFDKILKLIQTN
- a CDS encoding OmpA family protein gives rise to the protein MFKHSLYRYAGVALLSTCLLSSCTTTKKYNALLAQKVKLEREKADCQSALSRTTRERSDLSKQVTELTEARAQLAADTSLLSNTLRKSQSVYADLSSTYDKLIKNHDRLMSNSALESSKLSKDLARREEELKKLNETLTKNRSQLDQLSSDLKSREERLNELERILAEKDKAVNALRTKVSNALLGFNSKDLSVDVRNGKVYVSLSEQLLFKSGSTKVDAKGQDALRKLAAALKDQQDVNVVVEGHTDDVPVARGTLGMQDNWDLSVLRATEITRILTSAGLAGTKITPSGRAENVPLDAAKTADARQKNRRTEIILTPKLDELFQILEAN
- a CDS encoding MaoC family dehydratase, producing MSKIIIRSFADLQQYEGTEIGVSDYHTITQEQINIFADATLDHQWIHLDAERAKTESPFGSTIAHGYLTVSLLPYLWGQIISIENLKMQVNYEIESLRFNQAVTVDSALRLRVKLLSAVNLRGVIKARLEVTMEIENSKKPAFTGVITFLYHFN